Proteins co-encoded in one Corynebacterium tuberculostearicum genomic window:
- the truB gene encoding tRNA pseudouridine(55) synthase TruB — protein MTDALANSGLVIVDKPVGMTSHDVVGRLRRYFHTKKVGHAGTLDPMATGVLVLGLERGTKFLAHIVASTKSYDATIRLGAATTTDDAEGDHSWGASAASIDSSAIEAKIGKLTGDIMQKPAAVSAIKINGRRAHELVREGQEVDIPARPVTVDRFEIVEERRVGDYIDLDVTVDCSSGTYIRSLARDLGEALQVGGHLTALRRTEVGPFALADALSLDVLADSPRLSLSLDEALARCFPVLSVSEEEAAALAMGKWLEPRGLKGVHAAVAPNGQAVALIKEKGKRLATVFVARPSTL, from the coding sequence ATGACTGATGCGCTCGCAAACTCCGGACTCGTCATCGTAGACAAACCCGTCGGCATGACCTCCCATGACGTTGTCGGCCGCCTACGCAGGTACTTTCACACCAAGAAGGTTGGCCACGCTGGCACCTTGGATCCTATGGCAACCGGTGTGCTCGTCCTTGGCCTAGAACGTGGCACCAAATTCTTGGCCCATATAGTTGCCTCCACTAAGTCTTACGACGCCACTATCCGGCTCGGGGCTGCCACGACCACCGATGACGCCGAAGGCGATCACAGCTGGGGCGCTAGCGCCGCATCCATCGACAGCTCCGCCATCGAGGCAAAGATTGGCAAGCTCACTGGCGATATTATGCAAAAGCCCGCGGCAGTTTCAGCCATCAAGATTAATGGACGCCGTGCCCACGAACTCGTACGCGAGGGACAGGAGGTCGATATCCCTGCCCGCCCAGTCACGGTAGATAGGTTCGAGATTGTAGAAGAGCGCCGTGTGGGCGACTACATCGACTTAGACGTCACGGTCGATTGTTCTTCTGGCACCTATATCCGCTCCTTGGCCCGCGATTTGGGCGAGGCGCTGCAGGTGGGCGGGCACCTGACAGCCTTGCGCCGCACTGAGGTGGGCCCTTTTGCGCTTGCCGACGCCCTCTCGCTCGACGTCCTTGCCGATTCCCCTCGCCTGTCCCTTAGCTTGGATGAGGCCTTGGCTCGCTGCTTCCCCGTCCTTTCCGTTTCGGAGGAGGAGGCAGCCGCCCTCGCCATGGGCAAGTGGCTTGAGCCCCGCGGACTCAAGGGCGTCCACGCTGCTGTGGCCCCTAATGGCCAAGCCGTGGCGCTCATTAAAGAAAAAGGCAAGCGCCTGGCCACCGTCTTTGTGGCACGGCCCTCTACCCTTTAG
- a CDS encoding bifunctional riboflavin kinase/FAD synthetase: MVCVDIWYGIDDIPAEVGPTSITIGVFDGLHRGHQQLISACVEHAHANGQRPVMVTFDPHPVSVFLPERAPQAVLSFERRLELAEEMGIEAVLVIDFTRDLAGIEPRPYVEDLLLGKLNAQHIVVGENFTFGAGAAGTAQAMRDYGSEFGFSVEIVPLLNDKGVRICSTHIRECLAQGEIEAANWVLGRHFTVTGPVVRGAGRGGKELGFPTANQYFPDTVAIPADGVYAGWFVVHSDSSIDGDMRPGVAYAAAISVGTNPTFGDEERSIESFVLDRDADLYGYEATVYFVGHLRDMVKFNSVDELLEAMANDVANARQVLAADAKAQGWTAKDYFLREK; this comes from the coding sequence ATAGTCTGCGTGGATATTTGGTACGGAATCGATGACATCCCCGCGGAAGTGGGCCCAACGTCAATAACCATAGGCGTCTTCGACGGCCTGCACCGCGGCCATCAGCAGCTCATTTCGGCCTGTGTGGAGCACGCACACGCCAATGGTCAGCGCCCAGTAATGGTGACCTTTGACCCGCACCCGGTGTCGGTATTCCTACCGGAGCGAGCCCCACAGGCGGTTTTGAGCTTTGAGCGCCGGCTGGAATTGGCCGAAGAGATGGGCATTGAAGCCGTGCTCGTTATTGACTTCACCCGGGACCTTGCCGGTATAGAGCCGCGTCCTTATGTAGAAGATTTACTGCTGGGAAAGCTCAACGCCCAACACATCGTAGTAGGGGAGAACTTTACTTTTGGCGCCGGTGCGGCTGGTACCGCCCAGGCGATGCGAGACTACGGTAGTGAATTCGGTTTTAGCGTCGAGATTGTCCCGCTGCTCAATGACAAAGGGGTACGCATTTGTTCTACCCATATCCGTGAGTGCCTAGCCCAGGGCGAGATTGAAGCAGCCAACTGGGTGCTGGGCCGCCATTTCACCGTGACTGGGCCCGTAGTGCGCGGTGCAGGACGTGGGGGAAAGGAACTTGGATTCCCCACCGCCAACCAATATTTTCCGGATACGGTGGCAATCCCCGCTGATGGTGTTTATGCAGGCTGGTTCGTTGTCCATTCAGACTCGTCCATCGACGGCGATATGCGCCCCGGCGTGGCCTACGCGGCTGCTATTTCCGTGGGCACCAACCCCACCTTCGGTGACGAGGAACGCTCCATCGAATCCTTCGTACTCGACCGCGATGCTGACCTTTATGGCTACGAGGCCACGGTGTATTTTGTGGGCCACCTTCGCGATATGGTGAAGTTCAATTCCGTAGATGAGCTGCTGGAAGCGATGGCCAATGACGTAGCCAACGCCCGCCAAGTGCTTGCCGCCGATGCTAAGGCGCAGGGCTGGACCGCAAAAGACTACTTCCTGCGGGAGAAATAA
- a CDS encoding nucleoside hydrolase gives MKAILDLDTGIDDALALAYAIAHPNLELIGVTSTYGNVTVPLAVRNTLALLELLSNDNIPVFAGPSPDGFRPSDISAFIHGHNGVGEVLLPPATTQAQPQPAAEFLIQAVHEQGDDLVIIPTGPSTTIAAAMQQDPSFAANSHLVMMGGALTVPGNVTPWSEANISQDPEATDYLFQHTHDTTMVGLDVTLRTLLTTAESGRWRATGTHAGRIFADMVDYYIRAYATTSPHLGGCGLHDPLAVAVAGDASLVDVLSINLKTDTTGPTRGRTIADETRLDAPPTARVAVGVDSERFVREFVECLETLFSEL, from the coding sequence ATGAAGGCGATCCTCGATCTTGATACCGGCATTGATGATGCCTTAGCGCTGGCGTATGCCATAGCCCATCCGAACCTGGAACTAATCGGTGTGACTTCTACGTACGGAAACGTGACTGTGCCGTTGGCCGTGCGCAATACGCTGGCCCTTCTAGAGCTGCTGAGCAATGACAATATTCCGGTCTTTGCCGGCCCCAGCCCGGATGGCTTCCGGCCGAGCGATATTTCCGCCTTTATCCATGGACACAACGGCGTGGGGGAAGTCCTTTTGCCGCCGGCAACCACGCAGGCGCAGCCGCAACCCGCGGCCGAGTTCCTCATCCAAGCCGTGCATGAGCAGGGCGATGACTTGGTTATCATTCCGACCGGCCCTTCCACCACGATTGCAGCCGCCATGCAGCAAGACCCCTCTTTTGCCGCGAACTCGCACCTAGTGATGATGGGCGGAGCCCTGACGGTGCCCGGCAACGTCACGCCGTGGTCCGAGGCCAATATATCCCAAGATCCGGAAGCTACCGATTACCTCTTCCAGCACACCCATGACACCACCATGGTGGGCTTGGACGTCACCTTGCGCACGCTGCTGACCACGGCGGAATCCGGCCGTTGGCGCGCTACAGGTACCCACGCCGGCCGCATCTTTGCGGACATGGTGGATTACTATATCCGCGCCTATGCCACCACCTCGCCGCACTTGGGCGGTTGCGGTCTGCACGACCCATTAGCCGTTGCGGTGGCGGGAGATGCCTCGCTTGTCGACGTCCTTTCGATAAACCTCAAGACTGACACCACCGGACCCACCCGGGGCCGGACGATCGCGGACGAAACGCGCCTTGACGCCCCGCCAACCGCACGGGTGGCCGTCGGAGTGGATAGTGAGCGCTTTGTGCGAGAGTTTGTCGAATGCCTTGAGACGCTCTTCAGCGAGCTCTAA
- the rpsO gene encoding 30S ribosomal protein S15 produces MALTTEKKAEILKEYGLHETDTGSPEAQVALLTSRINTLTEHLKFHKHDHHSRRGLLLMVGRRRGLLKYLAENNVDRYRDLISRLGLRR; encoded by the coding sequence ATGGCATTGACCACTGAGAAGAAGGCCGAAATCCTCAAGGAGTACGGCCTGCACGAAACCGATACCGGTTCCCCTGAGGCACAGGTTGCTCTGCTGACCTCCCGCATCAATACTTTGACCGAGCACCTGAAGTTCCATAAGCACGATCACCACTCCCGCCGTGGTCTGCTGCTGATGGTAGGTCGCCGTCGTGGCCTGCTGAAGTACCTGGCTGAGAACAACGTCGATCGCTACCGTGATCTGATCTCTCGCCTGGGTCTGCGCCGTTAA